In the genome of Paenibacillus pabuli, the window AAAACACTGATGCCTGGTAAGGTTACGGTTAATGATGGACCGGTGCAATACACAGTGACGTATGATTCGCAGGGAGGTAGCACGGTTCCTGGGCTTACCCAGGTGAACAGCGGCACCACGATAAGCGCTCCAATAGCGCCAACAAAGGTCGGCTTTACGTTTGCGGGCTGGTATAAGGAAGTGGCGTTAATAAATGCCTGGAACTTCGCAACGGACAAAGTAATATCTGATGTGACGTTATATGCCAAGTGGACGAGCAATACTTCGAACAATTCGAACAATTCAAATAACTCAAATAACTCAAATAACTCAAATAACTCAAATAACTCTGGCGCGCCTTCAGCCAACTCTAGCACGACGACACCTGAGAAATCTGCTGGTCTGCAGGTCATCGTCGATGGTGTCTTGAAAGATCAGATTGCGACAGGCTCTCTCACCAAAGAGAACGGTAAGACTGTACTCACGGTCACTGTCGACCAAGATAGACTGGTTGATCAGCTGAAGAAGGCAGCAATCAAGTCCACCGTAGTCATTCCCGTGACTACCAATGTGGAAAAGGTATCGGTGGTATTGACTGGCGATGCTGTGAAGAACATGGAAACCAAACAAGCTGTTTTGGAGGTCCAAACGCCAGACGGGATCTACAAACTTCCTGCAGGGCAAATAGCCATCGACAAGATTTCCTCAACACTTGGGATGCAGGTCAAACTGTCTGACATTGTCGTTCGTGTAGAGATTGCCAAGAGTGATGAAGCTACGGTTCTTCTTGCAGAGAAGGCAGCTGTTCAAGGAAACTATGCTGTTGTAGCTCCACCAGTCACTTTTAATGTAACGGCTTCCTACAATGGCAAAACGGTAAACGTAGAGCAATTCAGCAGTTATGTGGAACGAGAAATTCCACTTCCCGCAGGTCTCGATCCAAGGAGGGTGACAACGGCTACGGTGCTCAATCCAGACGGCAGTGTTCGTCATGTGCCTACGTTCATCACGGCTAGAGAAGGGAAATATTATGCAGTCGTGAACAGCCTTACCAATAGCGACTACTCGCTGATCTGGCATCCAAAAACATTCGCGGATGTAGAAGGTCACTGGTCGAAACAGGCTGTAAACGATATGGCTTCACGAATGATCATCAAGGGGATAGATGAGAATCATTACAATCCGGATGCGGTCATTACACGGGCGGAATTCGCAGCAATTATGGTGCGCGCGCTGGGATTGGCCGACAATGAAAGCCAAACCACATTCACAGATGTGAAGTCCAGCGAATGGTATGCAGGAGCTGTTGCGAAGGCTGTGGAGTACGGTTTGATCGAAGGCTACCGGAACCAGACATTTGCGCCTGCTCAGACGATTAGTCGTCAGGAAGCATTGGTGATCATGTCCCGGGCGATGAAACTCACAGCGATTGAAACGGAAGGGGTAGATGTGGAGTCTGTGCTGTCTCCGTTTGCAGATCAGACGGCTATTTCCTCTTGGGCCAAGTTGGCAGTAGCTACAGCTGTGAATAACGGACTTGTGGAGGGGACAGCGGAAGGGTTGATGCCGACAGGCAAGCTTACTCGGGCCGAAACTGCGGCGATTGTTCAGAGACTTTTGATCAAGGCCAAGTTGATCAATAATGGCGACTCTATCTAAAGTTAATTGAAAAAAAGTAAGACAGTTCAAAACCAGCCTCTTTTCCCGTTTAGGGTGGAAGGGAGAGCTGGTTTTGTCTGTTTATCAATGAATGGCATTCTGATTAGGAAAGGGACAATCTCGTAGTACTTGAAGATGAAACATGAGACTCGGAGAAGGCTGTTATTTGGAAATCATCTTCCCGTGAGAGACCCAATATTTTCTTGCCTAATTCGACAACATCATATACTATTTTCACATTACATAGTGCTTCAAGCATGTTATTTTTGGGAACGGGATAGTCGAAAAGGCTTACATACAGATGTGAGAGGAAGAGGATTGGATGGTTGGTTTTTTCAAGAAACGTTTGGTTGCTCGCATTGTTGCCATTGTTACACTGGTGATGATAATTATATCTGCGGGAAGCATGCTACTTCAACTGGGGAATATGAAATTGGCTGCGCAGGAGGCCATATCGAGTTATAATATTCAAATTGCCGAAAGTTATGTGAAACAGCTGGATACAGGGCCGTACGTGGAATTTGCCAAAGACCCCAAGGAAAATGACGTGTTCTTGAAGATTCGTGATGAATTGGATGACTTTCGCGTAAGTATCGGTGCAATGTATGTGTATTTTGTGAAAATAGACGATACAGGCACGCCTCTCATTATGGTGGACGGCATGAAGGATGCGGAAAAAGCATCACCGATCAATGAAGTGACGGATATCCCAGGCGATGCAGTCCAGACGCTCCTGCAAGGGAAAACAGCCAGTTCTCCTATCATTCATAATGAGGAGTATGGCGATTACATTTCCTCTTATGCTCCGATTTTGGACAGCAACGGAGCTTTGACAGGTGTAATTGGAATTGATACAGCTGTGTCGGTCATTGGAAGTATTGAGTCAGATATTATGAAATCCAGCATTCCGTTTTATGCCTTGTTGCTATTGATTACGCTTGCAGGCATCGCCATTGTGTTGTGGTTCATTGTAAGAGGACTGCGACCGCTAAAACCGTTGAAGGCAAGTGTCGAACAATTGGCACAAGGTGAGCTGGCGGAGGCGAACCGGATTCTGACAGCGTATCGGCTGCAGAGTGAGGATGAGATTGGCAGCACATTCAAGGCAATGATCCATATGTCCGGGGACTTAAATAAAATGGTCGGCGATATGGTCGCGGGTGTCTCGGTTACGACCGATATCCTCGCGAAATCAACGGCACAATTCAATCGTGATGCAGAAGACATGCTTGAGATGAATAAGAGTGTTGATCAGTCCGTACAGCAGATCAGACAAGGGGCACACACCCAGAAGCAAGGTGCCAGCGACAGCGCGAATGCAATGGAAGAAATCGCAAGAGCAATCACTAACATTTCAGAGTCATCTACAACCTTGTCCGACGCTGCAACGAGTGCGCTTGCTACGGCACAATCAGGTAAGCAGAGCATGACGCAAATGAAAAAACAGATGGAGAGCATTTCGGCTGTATCGGCTGAGGTTGCAGCCATGGTCCAAGTGCTTAATAACTTCTCGCAGCAAATCAGTGGTGCGCTTCATACGGTGCAGGATTTTGCGAGTCAGACCAAGCTTCTGGCGCTAAACGCTTCAATTGAAGCCGCTCATGCAGGAGAGCATGGAAAGGGATTTGCCGTTGTAGCCGATGAAGTACGGAAGTTGGCGGAGGCCTCAAGCACATCCGTGCAGACGATATCGGATTTGTTACTCGGAATACAACAGGAGGCGCAGCACATTGGAACACAAATGGATCTAACCTCGCAAGAGATTGGCCAAGGAGTGACGAGCACAGCCGAAGCGGAGCTAGCCTTTGTACATATGGTTGAAGCATTTCGGGTGGTGACTCATCGGATTCAGGAGGTTTCCGCTTCAGCGGAGGAGATATCGGCAGGTTCCGAGGAAGCAGCAGCGTCGGTCAATACGATATCGGAAATTTCATCGGGCGTTTCAGATCATTCAGAAGACATTTATCGTTTGACAGGGGAACAGTCGAGTATGTTCCAGAAGATCGCACAAACGTCTACCCTGCTGAGGCAGCAAACGATTGAGATAAGTGAAGCCGTAAGAAAAGTAAAGGTATAAGGGAAGCAAGCCGAACCTCTTCTGATATGGAACACTCCGTTGCGAGCGACGGAGTGTTTTTTTACATTTTAGTTCAATGCTTGGCTCAACTAGCGGAAATTATAATTGATCCAGCTCAATCGCCTGTCTGAAGCGTTGGGCGAAGCGTTCTGCGGCTGCTGCGACCTCTTTGGATTCGGTTTGTACAAATCCGATTTGCATTTTGGGTTGATCGATCGAGGCGATCTCTACCATCTTGGCAATGCCTTCTTTCCATAGCGGATGTTGGTGGAAGGAGAAGTCATGACCAATGGTGGCAGCGATATTGTTTCTCAGGACGGTGCTGATCGCTTCCGAGTTATTTGTTTTGAATAGGATGGACAGAGGGCCGTAATCATACGTGAATTCCTGAAGGAAATCTTCAATAAACCCATCACGGTACAGAGCAAGTTTATGTTCTTTTAATTGTTCGGGAGTGACCCGGTTAAGCTTGGCGAGTTCGGATTGGTGATGCGTGCATACAACCAGTTTGCCTGAATACATGGGACTGAAATGCAGTCCATCGAATTCCCGCAATTGTTTGGTGTAAATGGCGATGAAGCCCAGATGGGTTTTGTTGTTGCGGATATCCTCAATGATTTCCATGGAACCTTTCTCTTCAATGGCAATATTCAATTGGGGGTGCTCGCGTTTCATATCTGCTGCAGTCTGAACAAGGTAAGGCATCACACTTGGAAAGGTGGCCACATGCAGTTCTCCGGTCAAGGCGGATGTCTCGGCGTTCAAGGACTTTAATTCATCAATTCGCTGCAAAATATCGAGTGCCCTGGCAATGAACTGTTTGCCCTCGTCCCATGCCGTGAGCGTTCGAACAGAATCATGCCCAGCTCATTTTCCAGGCGATGTATCGATTGGCTAATAGCCGACTGAGTAACATGCAGATGCTCCGAGGCGGCAGAGAATGATTGGGTTTTGGCAATTTCAACGACATATTCAAGCTGTTCCAGATTCATGGGTTCATCTCCGTTTTAACATTAGTACAATTAATATTAACATTAGTATCTATAAATATGAATAATGCATGAACAGCGATATAATTAATAGACAGAAGTTAAATTTCAGAATGGATAACATAAACTAAAGGGGATGTATCTCATGAAAGCAGCAGTCTGGTACGCCAAAAAAGATGTCCGGATTGAAGAACGGGAAATACCGGTAGCTCAATCAGGCCAAGTGAAAATTAAAGTCGAGTACGCAGGAATCTGTGGCAGTGACTTACACGCATACCATCACGGCGTAGGCATTCAGGAAGGACAGAACCACCCGCTTTCAGGACAGCAAGCACCGCTGACACTCGGTCATGAGTTTGCAGGAACCGTTAGTGAATTGGGAAGTGATGTAAGCGGTATCAGTGTGGGGGATCGTGTTGTTGTTGAACCGTTGTATCACTGCGGACAGTGTGAATACTGTATCCAGGGACGTTACAACCAATGTACCCAATTTGGATTTGTAGGATTGAACGGTGATGGTGGCTTTGCTGAATATGTTGTGGTTGAAGCGTATATGGTGCACAAATTGCCGGATAACGTATCCTTTGAAGAGGGCGCACTGGTTGAACCTACAGCGGTAGCTTTCCATGCGGTTCGCCATAGCAAATTAAAAGTGGGTCAGAAGGTTGCTGTGTATGGTGCAGGTCCAATTGGACTGCTGACGATCCTGTCAGCCAAAGCTGCAGGGGCTTCCACGATCTATGCCGTCGATGTATTTGAAGAACGTCTGAATCTGGCTGCCAAGCTGGGAGCCATTCCGGTGAATAGTGCCAAAGTGAATGCCACTGAAGTAATTTTGCAGCAGTCTGGTGGAATCGATGTAGCATATGAAGCGGCTGGTGTGCAGCCAACGATGGATAGCGCCGTAGCCGTAATCAAAAAAGGCGGAGAAGTGGTTGTTATCGCAGCCATTCCGAATCCGCTTCAGGTGAATTTCTTCGACCTGCTGGTGAAGGAAGCGAACCTTACAGCAACACTGGCTTACCGTCACATCTTCCCTGAAGTCATCTCGTTGATTGCTGAGGGAGCACTGGATGTGAAACAGGTGATCACCAGAAAAATTAAGCTGAACGACATCGTTCAGGAAGGGCTTGAACTGCTGATGACCGATAAGAGCCATGCGAAAATTCTGGTGAAAATTGGCGGTTAATCGTGTGGAAAATGCAGTGAGTAGCATGCGCTGCTCCATTCCGATGCTTTAGCTTGGAATAACGCTGAAAAGGGATACCCTCCGTCATATTAATGACTTAAGGGCATCCCTTTTTGTGTTATCCGCGCTTATTACCATTTGCGAGAATTATGAATCATAACGGTAGCAGATTGCTTTGCCTCCACCACTCTCGGAACTGAATTCCGGGTCTTCCACAAAACCGAAACGTTCGTATAGTCGGATCGCGTTAACCATCTGGCCGCCCGTATATAAATACACCGTATTTTTGCCCATCTCTTTGGCAGATTCAACACATTGTTGAAGCAGTTTTCTGGCAATACCGTGACCTCTCCACTTGGGATCAACGCCCAGCAGTCGAATAAACGGATAATCAATAGGCAGCTCGAAGGTTGGATAGGCCTTATGTGCGGTCTCAAACAATTGAACCGATCCAACAATCTGATTATCTATTTTGGCAATCCATAATTGCTTGATGTGAGGATTGGTCGGCGATTCTCGAATATCCTTCAAATAATGTTCCCATCGTTCCTGTGGTTGGAACGTGTCCCGGTACTCGGAGTAACTTTTAATGAGAATATCTACAATTTCTTCATAGTCTGCTTCTGTAGCGGGATGGATCGTTACTGCCGTTGTCATCTCAAGTTCTCCTTCTGATCTTGGTTTAATAAGGGATATAGTTGAACTGAATTGTATCACACCTGATGGTACGAAATTCATTCAAATTTTCTATATATGACTCATGAAATTCTATGAGTTGGTTCACCCCTATAAGCACATTCAATATGCTTGCCTAGGACAAGGTTCATTATAAGCGGTTGAGCTGTGTGGAATACAGATTATTGCGATATTCGGTTGGTGTATTGCCTTCGTATTGCTTGAACATGCGCAGGAAAAGTTTGTAATCCGAAAACCCGCATTGTCCCGCAATTTCTTTTACACTGGCGTTTGTATTAAGCAGCATTTGCTTGGCCCGGCGAATCCGTTCTGTAAGGATATAGGTTTTGAGGCCAATGCCTTTCTCCCGTTTAACCATTTTGGAGATATAGTCCTTGTTGAAATTAAAAGTCTCAGCAATCTTACCTACCGTAATGTCGGTATGCAGATGAATATCCACCCACTTGCAGATATGGTCAACGATCGCATTGTGCGGTCGATAACCAGCCTGTGTGTTGCGTTCCAGTTCTTTGAGCAGCAGCAGCAATGCCGCATCTGCTTCTTCCGATGAAAATGATGAACTATGCAGCAGCTGCTTGAACAGCTGATTAGCCGTAGACGGAACCTGAATGGTTGCATGAGTGGGATACTGGTCGAACTCTTCCTGATTCGAATCATAATGTACCCAATAAAAGCTGACGGGAGCATCGCTGACCTGATAGCCGTAATGGGTGCGTCCAGCCCGCAGGAACAGCAGATCATTTGCACGAACAACGAACTGTTCTTCCTCCTCCGCAATGTACATCTCGCCTTCCAGCATCAAAATGACCTCGTGAACAGGCATGCTGCGCTTCATGTGGCTCCAATTGCCTTCGGTTATGAACTTGCCGCACAGGTAATGTTCCAATGGTTTTTGCATAGGACGGATTTCTCCACCTTTTCTTGGATTATGAGTCTGATGTAGTTGTATTTTATTTGATAATATGAGGATATTCAAGGCCCGTTATGACTAAAGATCGGAAGGGATGCATGAATCACAACACGGATTTTACCCTTTGTATATCCATCTTAGGACTTCAAATATCGATTACCTACCGAGGAGGACGAGCATGATGATAGAAACGAAAAAAGGTTTTTTGGGACCTGAGCATGTCAATCTGTTAAACGGCGTTTTTCAAACGTCACAAGAGGTAGGGGAAAAGTATTTGTTATCACTGGACATTGACCGTTTCTTAGCACCGTGTTTTGAGGCTCATGGGTTAGCTGCGAAAAAGGAACGATACGCAGGATGGGAGGCACGCTCGATTAGCGGGCATTCCCTGGGACACTATCTGTCTGCCCTGGCTGTAACCTATCAGGCGACAGGGAATGAAACGTTAAAACAAACCCTGGATTATGCCGTCAGCGAGCTTGCATCCATTCAACAGACAACAGGCAACGGGTACATCGGCGGCTTGTCCGAAGAAGCTTTCCAAATGGCTTTTCGAGCAGAAAATATTGGTGGCTTCAACATCGGCAAGTACTGGGTGCCTTGGTACAGCGTACACAAAATCTACCGCGGTCTGATTGATGCTTATAAATTAACGGGGAATCAGCAGGCACTTGAGGTGGTAACACGTTTTGCAGACTGGGCGGTAGAAGGCTTGTTGCCAATGACAGAAGAACAGGTACAGACGATGCTTCAAAGTGAGCACGGGGGCATGAATGAAGTATTTGCGCATTTGTATGGGATTACGGGCAAAGCCTTATATCTTGAGATAGCCAACAAATTCACACATCAAATAATCCTCAGACCGCTCGAACACAAGCAGGACGATCTTCAGGGCAAACATGCGAATACGCAGATTCCGAAAGTCATCGGTGCAGCCGAAATTTACAATCAGGACCACACTCACGAGAGTTACCGGACAGCGGCGGAGTTTTTCTGGGACACCACGATTTATCACCGTTCTTACGTATTTGGCGCTACGAGCATTTCGGAGCATTATGAAGCGAAAGGCATGGAGAGTCTCGGCATCAAAACCGGGGAGAGCTGCTGTACCCACAACATGTTGCATTTGACGAAACAGCTCTACACCTGGAACCACGACAGTGCCTATATGGATTATTATGAAAACGCTATCTACAATCATATCCTGGGCACACAGGACCCGGACACAGGCAACAAAACGTACTTTGCGTCAACACTGCAAGGTCACTACAAAATCTACGGTACGCACGATACCGCCTGGTGGTGCTGCACAGGATCTGGCATGGAGAACCCGGGTAAATACGCCGAGGCAATCTATTTTGAGGATGAACAAAATCTGTACGTCAACCTGTATATCGCTTCCCAGCTGGACTGGAAATCCCAAGGGCTATCATTGAAGCTCGAAACCGACTTTCCTTATTCGGAAAAAATAAACCTTACGATCACCGAAGGCAGCGCCTCGGCCAATCTTAGATTACGCGTGCCTTCATGGCTGCAGGAGCCAATGACGGCAACAGTTAACGGGGATACGGCCCATCCGTATACCCGGATGGAAGCCGGATACCTCGACATCGAGCGCACATGGAGCGCTGGCGATGTCATCACCATCACCCTGCCGATGTCGCTCCACCAATACACGTCCCGGGATGATGCACACAAGGTGGCATTCCTGTACGGCCCCATTGTACTGGCAGGCGCTTTGGGAAGCGAAGGGCTGCCCGAGGATACCATCGTGGACGAAACGGCACTGAATCCCAAAACCGCACCTGTACCTGTGATTTGGACAGAGCAGGAGGATGTGTGCGATTGGATCAAGGTTGTAGACGCAAGTACGTTGACGTTTGAGATCAGCAAGGATGTTACTTCGGACGGCCAACCGGTGAAGCTGATTCCGTTCTATGATGTGCATCATGAGTTCTATACGGTTTATTGGCCGTTTAACGATGAAGGGGATGCGCTGGAGAAGGAATTGAACGACATCACGATCGACAGGGTGCAGCCTGACGGTCAGCAGGATGAGATCGGACATCATCTGGACAGCAACTGCCGTGCAGAACATCATAACGGTTCATATACGGACAGCCGTAACAAGCTGCATATGTGGCGGGAAGCTTTTGGTGTCAGCGGGGCTTACTTTAGCTACCAGCTGGCGGTGGATGGTTCTGCACCGAACTATGTATGCGTGGCATACTGGGGCGGGGATCATTCTCCTTTTGAACGGGAAGGAACAAGGCATGAGAGAATATTTAGTATCGCCGTTGATGGCCATGTGGTCGGTGAACAGTGGATTCATATGAACAAAATCGGTGAGGTATTCTATGTTACCTATGATATCCCTGAGACGGTTACGTCAGGCAAAGACGGCGTTCGGGTTGCATTCCAGGCGTTGGACGACAACGGATGCGCCGGGAAAGTTGTGGAGGTACGCACAACGCGCAGCAAACCGGAATCTATTTTTTCGTAAAAGAGGCATTGTATGAAAATGGTCAAACACAATGTTATAATAAAAGCAAAATGAGGATTAGGTAAAATAGGTAAAAGAGGAGGTTGGAAGTGTGGCAAAACCGGATAATAAAGGCACCTATAGTTTTCAGGATTGGTTAACTTGGGAGGGTGCATGGGAGTTAATTAACGGCAAAGCGTTCAATATGCCTCCAGCACCCACCTCATTACACCAGTTTATTGTGGGTGAGCTGCACTTCTCCTTGCGTACTTTTTTTTTTTTCAGAATCGGAAATGTTTTGTATTTGTTGCTCCCTTTGACGTGTATTTCAGTGAGAATGAACAGTATGACGTACCAGACCATGTTGTCCAACCTGATTTATCGGTGGTTTGTTCCAAAGACCAAATATCCAAAAACGGCTGTCACGGTGCGCCGTCTCTAATCATAGAAGTGCTGTCTCCTTCAACTGCGCTGAAGGATTTTAACGAAAAGTTTAATCTGTATCAGAAATATGGTGTGAATGAATACTGGATCGTTGACCCTGGCAATATGACCGTTCATGTGTACACATTGGAAGAAGGCAGTTA includes:
- a CDS encoding InlB B-repeat-containing protein, which encodes MLWKRLISILLTVSMILPFGTFVSADAPASVSSNSMKVSGGEGYPGDTVDVEVYLTPYLMINEYDISIGFDTSSLELVTGNEVTNNLGVSSNGDSFNSDFSSNGTINVQADLVDYSIFDEAKVFTLHFKIKDTAQPGELTLSVPTHNLYEGGELSSTTVETGKIQVNAVKHTVAFDAQGGSAVGSLTDVSSGTAISEPPAPTKAGYTFAGWFKEEAGTNIWNFATDIVTADVTLYAAWTPVQLAQYTVTFDSKGGSVLDSTANVSSGTAITEPPAPTKAGYTFAGWFKEEAGTNAWNFATDIVTSDVTLYAAWTRHAAEIQIGSVSGTPGTTVKVPVSVANSTYGIGAYGLQIDFDTEALEVTKIEGQTGNNFDSNFDNAAGWLTAMWADSDAGDTPIASGDQLFTISFNIKSGATTGSKKLTVETEELSHFSIADSFAIGMEKTLMPGKVTVNDGPVQYTVTYDSQGGSTVPGLTQVNSGTTISAPIAPTKVGFTFAGWYKEVALINAWNFATDKVISDVTLYAKWTSNTSNNSNNSNNSNNSNNSNNSNNSGAPSANSSTTTPEKSAGLQVIVDGVLKDQIATGSLTKENGKTVLTVTVDQDRLVDQLKKAAIKSTVVIPVTTNVEKVSVVLTGDAVKNMETKQAVLEVQTPDGIYKLPAGQIAIDKISSTLGMQVKLSDIVVRVEIAKSDEATVLLAEKAAVQGNYAVVAPPVTFNVTASYNGKTVNVEQFSSYVEREIPLPAGLDPRRVTTATVLNPDGSVRHVPTFITAREGKYYAVVNSLTNSDYSLIWHPKTFADVEGHWSKQAVNDMASRMIIKGIDENHYNPDAVITRAEFAAIMVRALGLADNESQTTFTDVKSSEWYAGAVAKAVEYGLIEGYRNQTFAPAQTISRQEALVIMSRAMKLTAIETEGVDVESVLSPFADQTAISSWAKLAVATAVNNGLVEGTAEGLMPTGKLTRAETAAIVQRLLIKAKLINNGDSI
- a CDS encoding methyl-accepting chemotaxis protein, which gives rise to MVGFFKKRLVARIVAIVTLVMIIISAGSMLLQLGNMKLAAQEAISSYNIQIAESYVKQLDTGPYVEFAKDPKENDVFLKIRDELDDFRVSIGAMYVYFVKIDDTGTPLIMVDGMKDAEKASPINEVTDIPGDAVQTLLQGKTASSPIIHNEEYGDYISSYAPILDSNGALTGVIGIDTAVSVIGSIESDIMKSSIPFYALLLLITLAGIAIVLWFIVRGLRPLKPLKASVEQLAQGELAEANRILTAYRLQSEDEIGSTFKAMIHMSGDLNKMVGDMVAGVSVTTDILAKSTAQFNRDAEDMLEMNKSVDQSVQQIRQGAHTQKQGASDSANAMEEIARAITNISESSTTLSDAATSALATAQSGKQSMTQMKKQMESISAVSAEVAAMVQVLNNFSQQISGALHTVQDFASQTKLLALNASIEAAHAGEHGKGFAVVADEVRKLAEASSTSVQTISDLLLGIQQEAQHIGTQMDLTSQEIGQGVTSTAEAELAFVHMVEAFRVVTHRIQEVSASAEEISAGSEEAAASVNTISEISSGVSDHSEDIYRLTGEQSSMFQKIAQTSTLLRQQTIEISEAVRKVKV
- a CDS encoding substrate-binding domain-containing protein, coding for MQRIDELKSLNAETSALTGELHVATFPSVMPYLVQTAADMKREHPQLNIAIEEKGSMEIIEDIRNNKTHLGFIAIYTKQLREFDGLHFSPMYSGKLVVCTHHQSELAKLNRVTPEQLKEHKLALYRDGFIEDFLQEFTYDYGPLSILFKTNNSEAISTVLRNNIAATIGHDFSFHQHPLWKEGIAKMVEIASIDQPKMQIGFVQTESKEVAAAAERFAQRFRQAIELDQL
- a CDS encoding LysR family transcriptional regulator → MNLEQLEYVVEIAKTQSFSAASEHLHVTQSAISQSIHRLENELGMILFERSRHGTRANSSLPGHSIFCSELMN
- a CDS encoding 2,3-butanediol dehydrogenase, whose protein sequence is MKAAVWYAKKDVRIEEREIPVAQSGQVKIKVEYAGICGSDLHAYHHGVGIQEGQNHPLSGQQAPLTLGHEFAGTVSELGSDVSGISVGDRVVVEPLYHCGQCEYCIQGRYNQCTQFGFVGLNGDGGFAEYVVVEAYMVHKLPDNVSFEEGALVEPTAVAFHAVRHSKLKVGQKVAVYGAGPIGLLTILSAKAAGASTIYAVDVFEERLNLAAKLGAIPVNSAKVNATEVILQQSGGIDVAYEAAGVQPTMDSAVAVIKKGGEVVVIAAIPNPLQVNFFDLLVKEANLTATLAYRHIFPEVISLIAEGALDVKQVITRKIKLNDIVQEGLELLMTDKSHAKILVKIGG
- a CDS encoding GNAT family N-acetyltransferase, with product MTTAVTIHPATEADYEEIVDILIKSYSEYRDTFQPQERWEHYLKDIRESPTNPHIKQLWIAKIDNQIVGSVQLFETAHKAYPTFELPIDYPFIRLLGVDPKWRGHGIARKLLQQCVESAKEMGKNTVYLYTGGQMVNAIRLYERFGFVEDPEFSSESGGGKAICYRYDS
- a CDS encoding AraC family transcriptional regulator; protein product: MQKPLEHYLCGKFITEGNWSHMKRSMPVHEVILMLEGEMYIAEEEEQFVVRANDLLFLRAGRTHYGYQVSDAPVSFYWVHYDSNQEEFDQYPTHATIQVPSTANQLFKQLLHSSSFSSEEADAALLLLLKELERNTQAGYRPHNAIVDHICKWVDIHLHTDITVGKIAETFNFNKDYISKMVKREKGIGLKTYILTERIRRAKQMLLNTNASVKEIAGQCGFSDYKLFLRMFKQYEGNTPTEYRNNLYSTQLNRL
- a CDS encoding beta-L-arabinofuranosidase domain-containing protein, with the translated sequence MMIETKKGFLGPEHVNLLNGVFQTSQEVGEKYLLSLDIDRFLAPCFEAHGLAAKKERYAGWEARSISGHSLGHYLSALAVTYQATGNETLKQTLDYAVSELASIQQTTGNGYIGGLSEEAFQMAFRAENIGGFNIGKYWVPWYSVHKIYRGLIDAYKLTGNQQALEVVTRFADWAVEGLLPMTEEQVQTMLQSEHGGMNEVFAHLYGITGKALYLEIANKFTHQIILRPLEHKQDDLQGKHANTQIPKVIGAAEIYNQDHTHESYRTAAEFFWDTTIYHRSYVFGATSISEHYEAKGMESLGIKTGESCCTHNMLHLTKQLYTWNHDSAYMDYYENAIYNHILGTQDPDTGNKTYFASTLQGHYKIYGTHDTAWWCCTGSGMENPGKYAEAIYFEDEQNLYVNLYIASQLDWKSQGLSLKLETDFPYSEKINLTITEGSASANLRLRVPSWLQEPMTATVNGDTAHPYTRMEAGYLDIERTWSAGDVITITLPMSLHQYTSRDDAHKVAFLYGPIVLAGALGSEGLPEDTIVDETALNPKTAPVPVIWTEQEDVCDWIKVVDASTLTFEISKDVTSDGQPVKLIPFYDVHHEFYTVYWPFNDEGDALEKELNDITIDRVQPDGQQDEIGHHLDSNCRAEHHNGSYTDSRNKLHMWREAFGVSGAYFSYQLAVDGSAPNYVCVAYWGGDHSPFEREGTRHERIFSIAVDGHVVGEQWIHMNKIGEVFYVTYDIPETVTSGKDGVRVAFQALDDNGCAGKVVEVRTTRSKPESIFS
- a CDS encoding Uma2 family endonuclease gives rise to the protein MYFSENEQYDVPDHVVQPDLSVVCSKDQISKNGCHGAPSLIIEVLSPSTALKDFNEKFNLYQKYGVNEYWIVDPGNMTVHVYTLEEGSYQNRHLYTEQETIQSVLYPELEIPLRNLFKLS